From one bacterium Scap17 genomic stretch:
- a CDS encoding tripartite tricarboxylate transporter TctB family protein, whose translation MNDRIFGLLMLTLAVAYGWGAQQFPEPFGGAESIGPETFPTLLSIVLALSSLYLILRPDPDQQWPWSRTGAEMVLAIVILCLYTALLEPLGFIVTTTAAVGTLCWRMGSRPIRAYVTGLLGGIVVFALFNFVLELPLPLGILEVA comes from the coding sequence ATGAATGACCGCATCTTTGGTCTGCTGATGCTCACCTTGGCCGTCGCGTACGGCTGGGGTGCCCAGCAGTTCCCGGAACCCTTCGGCGGGGCCGAGTCCATCGGGCCCGAAACCTTCCCCACGTTGCTCTCGATCGTGCTGGCGCTGAGCAGCCTGTATCTGATCTTGCGCCCCGACCCGGACCAGCAATGGCCGTGGAGCCGCACCGGCGCCGAGATGGTGCTGGCCATCGTCATCCTGTGCCTGTACACCGCACTGCTTGAGCCGCTGGGCTTCATCGTCACGACCACCGCTGCGGTCGGCACCCTGTGCTGGCGCATGGGTTCCAGGCCGATTCGCGCTTACGTGACAGGCCTGCTCGGCGGCATTGTCGTCTTCGCCCTGTTCAACTTCGTGCTTGAGCTACCACTGCCGCTGGGCATTCTGGAGGTGGCGTAA